CCTCGTCAAGTTGAATGTCGGAATTGCGCATCATTTCTTCCAAACTGCGCTGAAGCTCATAGAAAAACGGGGCTTTGATCATGACCCCGGCGATGATGTCCTTGCCGGTAACAGGTAACCGTAAATAAGGCATATGATCGGGATGGAGCGCCGCGTAATGGGTGATCCCCTCGGCATAGGCTTCTACGATAGCACGTAATTCAGGGCTGATCCCGCTTGCGTAGTGTTCTTCGGTAAAAGAAACGACCTTAAACAAATGGGCTATATAATCGAACTTGACCAAGTCACGGCCCAACTTACGGGCCAATTCACCTCGCGCCGACAAGATGGTGTCTTCAATATTGATCCAGTCATCTTCGCAGTGGGCGTAGGCAAGACCGTAGGCGGCGTCGGCATCAGTTTTTCCATAGATATGGGGTGTGCCCCACTGATCACGCAGAATTTTTACTTCGTATTTATTGGGCGCAGGCAGGAAGGATATGGGATCAAAGGGCGGACTTTCACAGCCCACGAGCAGGAAGCTGATCCCCATTAAAGCGATGATACTTAAAAGGAGCGGTGCAAAAGGCGCGCTTTTGCCTGACATAATAAATCCTCCCGGTACAGCACTAAAAGTTTTAGCAAAATAGAAGTCAAAACTTTCGGAACAATTCTTAAATACTATTTTAGCATATTATAAATAACGGTATGGTTAACCTTTTCCCGTGCG
The genomic region above belongs to Candidatus Hydrogenedentota bacterium and contains:
- a CDS encoding penicillin acylase family protein, producing the protein MSGKSAPFAPLLLSIIALMGISFLLVGCESPPFDPISFLPAPNKYEVKILRDQWGTPHIYGKTDADAAYGLAYAHCEDDWINIEDTILSARGELARKLGRDLVKFDYIAHLFKVVSFTEEHYASGISPELRAIVEAYAEGITHYAALHPDHMPYLRLPVTGKDIIAGVMIKAPFFYELQRSLEEMMRNSDIQLDE